In the genome of Stomoxys calcitrans chromosome 4, idStoCalc2.1, whole genome shotgun sequence, the window gtatatatgacattctgatacaagcagagtatatctccctaagccagggaaccagtctatcagacacacatcatcagggcctggcgacttaaaggagtcgaaacttcttatcgcccaaagtattttcggctcagacactaTTTCCCTAATagtctccgacgaatgcataccagtgacctCTTCTGGCGGCACGTTGTcccttggagaatttcccgggaaatgtttATCAACGagcattgtccatacattctctgacttctgaatataccccaccgtaaagGTTTTgagaacagaatcttccttagtctagaggcctcagatgtatactccacggagctgcataaCTCTACCCAGGATCTGTTCAgaacctttctcagctcgccgttatattttcttagctcagccttaaagatgtcccaatcgtaagGTTCTCTTGTTGCTTTTGCTCTGTtaaagttttctgcagtcctttcttagaccaaccagcacAGGGGTCCACCATGacagtcgctgtttgccccttggattGGCACttgggcatgctgacacaagcgagtcattcagggccttcgtgatccgcttgaccactatgtctatataaTATAACGATGACCAGAGAAGCTAGGGTCATCCAACACAACATCCCAGTCGAATATTCTTCCACTGATattttccgatacaaaggtaatatctagtacctcttgTCTGTTCCTgctaataaaggtcggtttattctctttattacaaatcgccagattgcaacttataatatattcaaaaagcagctcacccctttcgttgacatccgagcttccccatatctggtaatgtgcattagcatcacttcctacaatgaggctttccTTCTCTACAGatgcggcttcaaccagcgacttgaggtttgaaggcggcatctctgaatcttgtgccatatatagggaagccatccagtaatgagacttgttcatttcaaggctggctactactaaatcttcaatcttagcgacggaagaagaaaaacatttagactgtgtctcccattccccgaatccttgagaagtttaaatcccggaattcttagtccacgaattCAGGAaccacacccatggttcctgaataAGGACCACGTCGAATCCCCCTGTCATCAGAAGGACCTTCAGTGCCGCCAAAGCGGCCTTACTATGGTGAAGATTTATCTGAAGAAACCAGACCATAGTCTgcattcagaacttccaccactgttgtggtagcctcgtcttctgatttcaCCAGGacttcatcctcacaagattctttagaacttgtcatgatgaacttccgtacgcatccTGGGGCAGgcgagaaagctgtggaaccactcttcctcaggacactgaacACCAcatagggcttgtcgggtcccgtttcgttGCCATATCCTCCTGTCTAgatcgtggcagggggattttcagtctcctccAATcagccagactttagcgatgtggtcgatagtttctcaggcaagtgttcagcaacaactgctgagtcgtctcctgattccccaaccccaccgcttctacagaccttcagtttcaacttgttgaatccgtaggatacaaccccttcagacttgttgagatctgcgaggcagccggagtttagaacgaatactgcatgtctccggtcactatcagcctcatccaatctaccaatcttccaatcggtggttgaaagattgagaTTACATTCCCATAGTCTTCCAAATATCGATTCatgatctgagggaatccttggtatccaagcatgcgccattggtcgagaaggaatatcttccttcttgacttaatctagtgccgcacctggccagatctcaccaatcttttttagcccactacgatacatttcaattgaacgttgatccccgaaggcaattagtctgtatcggcaaCGATaacagcctgcatcgtcacaaactggaggaaacccagaaaattccgcaagaacagacagtccattgactatctcactccaattattcctaggtatgccgCCCTGTTCTCCTCCCACGTCGACAACTGTCACCACCAAACCGTCCCTAGCGGCATTTGCAAAGTTATTGGACCCATCTTACAGTTGTTCGTCCTAGTTCTTTAAGGCATGGGATGCCAtctaggtgaccgcagcctttggCTAACTGCGGTGACttgggtagcctgtgcagcgaattcccgagcccaatttagggagtatCCCTCCCTATGGTAgtgacagttgcccaacaacaaaatgttgagttcactatctgtcaaaatcagtgattagtgcattAGTTTCgttgtttgcatatgtatcGTTCTTAactaaaatacacacacacaaccaaaactcgttaacagatagtgtacttcgctgtttttcgttgtttgtgtgtgtatagtTCTTAACTTtattacacacacacaaccaaaactcgttgacagatagtgcatttcgcgagaaaaaattgtactcagcttaCGGTACACAAACAAATTGCAaatcttgcccatgaacattccactaaggaacaggggcaaacttctcacatatcaatgagtacagtcctaTTCACATTTTAAGCTCtttaataaggggcctcctttttatagccgagtccgaacggtgtgccgcagggagacacctctttggagagaagttttacatggcatagtacctcacaaatgttgccaacattaggaggggaaaaccacctgtaaaaattttttctgatggtctcgccaggattcgaacccaggcgttcagcgtcataggcggacatgctaacctccgcgctactgtggcctccgtacagtacactacctggtaattatctCATGGATACAACCCTGTGCCGTAAATTCCCTAGACTCTCAAATTTCTGGACAGTTTCTAATAGACATTCtagttttttttgcattatcatGTATAGCAGTCACAAGATCAAAAGatttatgattataaacgtgtaaataataaattaaaccaATTCCCATGCGATAAAAGGAACAAAatctgaaaacatttttaattccaAACCAAGCATTTGACGTTATAGTGgaatttggatacaactctggaATTGGACAATTACATCAGCTGGCCAAGTGAGCTAACCTTCTTTAGTGAACCCTATCCTCTTTgctataagcttgacatttaCTGCcaatttttgagagaaattccGACCTTCTTATTTTTCTATTTATCTTTATCACTCCcacttgttatttatttttattttttatattgttgccgaaaaatacattttttaatatttataattaGTTATCAGATCAAATGACTATAACAATAGATAAAGTTCGAATTATTTTGGTTGGCGACTCAGGTTTGTTGAACGCTAATTTCTTGGAGGAATTTAACGAATAGAAAATCAATTTTCCAGGAGTCGGCAAAACATGTCTCACCCATTTGATTGCAAGCGGAGAAAGTCTCAGTAGACCGGGATGGACTGTTGGctgcagcattgaagttaaaCTTCACGAATACAAAGAAGGAACACCACAACAGAAACCATTTTTCATAGAACTATTTGATGTTGGAGGTTCGCTTAATCACAAAAACTCTCGGGGAGTGTTTTATGCTTCCGCTGATGGTATTATTTTGGTGCACGATTTAACTAATCGCAAAAGTCACAGCAATTTGCGTGAATGGTTGTTTGAAATACTTAGTAAAGAAGGAAAGGACATATATAAACCAGTAACAAGCACCGTTGCTCAACGCTCTGATGAGCAGAATAATTTTGATCCGGAAGAGTTTATTGGGGCAGCTCAGATGCCGGTTCTTGTCATGGGCACAAAACTGGACTTAGTCGATGAGAAGAGGCAACCAAAAACAGTCCAGAAAGCTGGCGGCATAGGTAattggaaatgaaatttgggcaaaaattcATAGTAAGTGCGTAGCCTAGTATGTAGCAATAGGTAGAAATGATACAATGGATATCGCGACTTTTGGAAATATACCTACgcgataaaattattttttctttaagtgaaaatacagaaatgtttgctaagaaGTAACATAATTTGCTCATAATATACTAGGCCAAGGTCAAcacttaaaatttattttctctttCTACGATCTACTttgcaaatttaaaaacaatctGGATATGAAATGTCTCCTCAAAAACGGAATATGATGGGTTATATTTCCGTTTTGGGGTACAGTAGATACCCAGACTGCCTTACCGGTATtaacaaaacttaatgcagctTTAAAGTAGGGGTTATTTGACAATTCTATAAAAGAAATCTGTCTATTAAACTATCTTTAAagctgcattaagttttgtCAATATGGTGCATTTCTTTTGTCAGGTTCATGATTTGTATTACTAAAATGATAAATCCCTGTATATTAGTTCAAGCAATCCGATATATATGAAAGTTAATGAAATGCAATAAATAGAAATTGGTGATATTTCGAAGAC includes:
- the LOC106081417 gene encoding rab-like protein 3 — its product is MTITIDKVRIILVGDSGVGKTCLTHLIASGESLSRPGWTVGCSIEVKLHEYKEGTPQQKPFFIELFDVGGSLNHKNSRGVFYASADGIILVHDLTNRKSHSNLREWLFEILSKEGKDIYKPVTSTVAQRSDEQNNFDPEEFIGAAQMPVLVMGTKLDLVDEKRQPKTVQKAGGIAEQCGAEEIWLNCDDPRSIAAGTTDAVKLSRFFDRVIEKKLQSRDNGFYGGGSVTDRRRYNTAGATLYNINNY